A stretch of the Dechloromonas sp. TW-R-39-2 genome encodes the following:
- the rplR gene encoding 50S ribosomal protein L18 yields the protein MFNRKEARLRRARQTRAKIAELKAVRLCVNRTNCHIYAQIISPCGGKVLASASTLDVDVRKDIPNGGNKAAATSVGKLIAERAKAAGIERVAFDRSGLQYHGRVQALAEAAREAGLQF from the coding sequence TCGCCAAACGCGAGCAAAAATCGCCGAGCTCAAAGCTGTGCGCCTGTGCGTTAATCGCACGAACTGCCACATTTACGCCCAGATCATTTCGCCTTGCGGCGGTAAGGTTCTGGCTTCGGCTTCCACGCTTGACGTCGATGTTCGCAAGGACATCCCGAACGGCGGTAACAAGGCTGCTGCCACTTCCGTTGGCAAGTTGATCGCCGAGCGTGCCAAGGCCGCCGGTATCGAACGGGTGGCTTTTGATCGTTCCGGTCTTCAGTACCATGGTCGTGTTCAGGCGTTGGCGGAAGCCGCGCGTGAAGCCGGTCTGCAGTTCTGA
- the rpsE gene encoding 30S ribosomal protein S5 has protein sequence MAKPERNKKPQQAEERDDGMREKMVAVNRVTKVVKGGRILGFAALTVVGDGDGGIGMGKGKSREVPVAVQKAMEEARRKMAKVSLKSGTVHHTVMGRHGATTVMIQPAPDGTGIIAGGAMRAVFEVVGVTNVVAKAHGSTNPYNIVRATIDGLSKVNTPAEIAAKRGLSVEKILG, from the coding sequence ATGGCTAAACCTGAAAGAAACAAGAAGCCGCAGCAAGCTGAAGAGCGTGATGATGGCATGCGCGAGAAGATGGTCGCGGTCAATCGCGTTACCAAGGTGGTTAAGGGCGGCCGTATTCTCGGTTTCGCAGCCCTGACCGTCGTTGGTGACGGCGATGGCGGCATTGGCATGGGCAAGGGCAAGTCCCGCGAAGTGCCGGTTGCCGTGCAAAAGGCAATGGAAGAGGCTCGTCGCAAGATGGCTAAGGTCAGCCTGAAGAGCGGTACGGTTCATCACACGGTCATGGGTCGCCACGGCGCCACTACCGTGATGATCCAGCCGGCTCCGGATGGTACCGGCATCATCGCAGGTGGCGCAATGCGTGCCGTCTTCGAAGTTGTTGGTGTGACCAACGTCGTTGCCAAGGCTCACGGTTCGACCAATCCTTACAACATCGTGCGTGCGACGATCGATGGTCTGTCGAAGGTCAATACGCCGGCAGAGATCGCTGCAAAGCGTGGTCTGTCTGTTGAAAAGATCCTGGGGTAA
- the rpmD gene encoding 50S ribosomal protein L30 — protein MADKKITVKLVKSIIGTKQDHRATVRGLGLRKLNSSAVLEDTPAVRGMIQKVQYLVKVEG, from the coding sequence ATGGCTGACAAGAAAATCACAGTGAAGCTCGTCAAGAGCATTATCGGCACCAAGCAGGACCACCGCGCCACCGTGCGCGGCCTGGGTCTGCGTAAGCTGAACAGTTCCGCTGTCCTGGAAGATACGCCGGCAGTCCGCGGCATGATCCAAAAGGTTCAGTATCTCGTCAAGGTTGAGGGTTAA
- the rplO gene encoding 50S ribosomal protein L15 yields MRLNTIKPAEGSKKAAKRVGRGIGSGLGKTCGRGHKGQKSRSGGFHKVGFEGGQMPLQRRLPKRGFNSLTRARNYEIRLTDIERMPLDEIDLLALQAAGVVPGDALSAKVILSGAITRKVVLKGVGATKGAKAAIEAVGGSIAE; encoded by the coding sequence ATGCGTCTGAATACCATCAAGCCCGCAGAAGGCTCCAAAAAGGCTGCGAAGCGTGTCGGTCGTGGCATCGGTTCCGGCCTGGGCAAGACTTGCGGTCGCGGTCACAAGGGTCAGAAGTCTCGTTCCGGTGGCTTCCACAAGGTTGGTTTCGAAGGCGGTCAAATGCCTTTGCAACGTCGCCTGCCGAAGCGTGGTTTCAACTCGCTGACGCGTGCTCGTAACTACGAAATCCGTCTGACCGACATTGAGCGCATGCCGCTCGACGAGATCGATCTGCTTGCTCTGCAAGCTGCTGGTGTCGTGCCGGGTGATGCCTTGTCTGCTAAGGTTATCCTCTCTGGTGCCATCACCCGCAAAGTCGTTCTCAAGGGTGTCGGTGCAACGAAGGGTGCCAAGGCAGCCATCGAAGCAGTCGGCGGCTCGATCGCTGAGTAA
- the secY gene encoding preprotein translocase subunit SecY: protein MAANPNTVGKGGKFGDLKRRLWFLLGALVVYRIGAHIPVPGIDPNVLADLFNSQQGGILGMFNMFSGGALSRFTIFALGIMPYISASIIMQLMSVASPQLEALKKEGEAGRRKITQYTRYGTVALALFQGLGIAVALEAQAGLVADPGFLFRLTTVSTLLTGTMFLMWLGEQVTERGLGNGISIIIFAGIAAGLPNAIGGLLELVRTGAMHPLSALVICVLIVAVTAFVVFVERGQRKILVNYAKRQVGNKVYGGQSSHLPLKLNMAGVIPPIFASSIILFPATVAGWFGSSDSMRWLKDIAGTLSPGQPIYVMLYAAAIIFFCFFYTALVFNSKETAENLKKSGAFVPGIRPGEQTSRYIDKILMRLTLIGAAYITVVCLLPEFLILKWNVPFYFGGTSLLIIVVVTMDFMSQVQAYVMSHQYESLLKKANFKGTN, encoded by the coding sequence TTGGCGGCAAATCCTAATACCGTAGGCAAGGGCGGAAAATTCGGCGATCTAAAGCGCCGTTTGTGGTTCTTGCTGGGTGCGCTCGTGGTGTATCGCATTGGTGCGCATATTCCGGTTCCGGGTATTGACCCCAACGTCCTTGCTGATCTGTTTAATTCGCAGCAGGGCGGCATCTTGGGCATGTTCAACATGTTCTCGGGTGGTGCTCTGTCGCGTTTCACCATTTTTGCGCTGGGGATCATGCCTTACATTTCGGCATCGATCATCATGCAGTTGATGAGCGTCGCAAGTCCTCAACTTGAAGCACTCAAGAAAGAGGGCGAAGCCGGTCGCCGCAAGATTACTCAATATACCCGCTATGGCACGGTCGCTTTGGCGCTGTTCCAGGGCCTGGGTATCGCTGTTGCCCTCGAAGCGCAGGCCGGCCTCGTCGCAGACCCTGGCTTCTTGTTCCGCCTGACGACTGTATCCACCTTGCTGACCGGAACGATGTTCCTGATGTGGTTGGGCGAGCAGGTTACTGAGCGTGGTTTGGGTAACGGTATTTCCATCATTATTTTTGCCGGTATCGCTGCTGGTCTGCCGAATGCGATTGGCGGTCTGCTTGAGTTGGTTCGCACCGGCGCAATGCATCCGCTCTCTGCATTGGTTATTTGTGTCCTGATAGTTGCTGTTACGGCATTTGTTGTATTCGTCGAACGTGGTCAGCGCAAGATTCTGGTTAACTACGCGAAGCGTCAGGTCGGTAACAAGGTTTATGGCGGGCAAAGTTCACACTTGCCATTGAAGCTGAATATGGCTGGTGTTATTCCCCCCATTTTTGCTTCTTCGATCATTCTTTTTCCGGCGACTGTCGCTGGCTGGTTTGGTTCAAGCGATTCGATGCGCTGGTTGAAGGATATCGCTGGCACGTTGTCTCCTGGGCAGCCGATTTACGTGATGCTCTATGCTGCAGCAATCATCTTCTTCTGCTTTTTCTACACCGCCCTTGTGTTTAACTCCAAGGAAACGGCAGAGAATCTGAAAAAGAGCGGGGCCTTTGTTCCTGGCATTCGTCCTGGCGAACAAACCTCTCGCTACATTGACAAGATTTTGATGCGCCTTACTTTGATTGGGGCTGCTTATATTACCGTCGTCTGTCTGCTCCCTGAGTTTTTGATTTTGAAGTGGAATGTTCCATTCTATTTCGGTGGTACATCGCTTCTGATTATCGTTGTGGTGACCATGGACTTTATGTCTCAGGTTCAGGCTTACGTAATGTCGCACCAATATGAAAGTTTGCTTAAAAAGGCAAATTTCAAAGGTACTAATTGA
- the infA gene encoding translation initiation factor IF-1, which yields MAKEDCIEMQGEVLENLPNATFKVKLENGHVLHAFISGKMRMHYIRILPGDKVTVQLTPYDLTKARIVFRSK from the coding sequence ATGGCGAAGGAAGACTGTATTGAAATGCAAGGGGAGGTTTTAGAAAACCTTCCCAACGCGACCTTCAAGGTCAAACTGGAAAATGGGCACGTGCTTCATGCCTTTATCTCCGGGAAAATGAGGATGCATTACATTCGAATTCTCCCCGGCGACAAGGTTACCGTCCAGCTGACGCCATATGATTTAACCAAGGCCCGGATTGTTTTCCGGTCCAAGTAA
- the rpmJ gene encoding 50S ribosomal protein L36: MKVQPSVKRVCRNCKVIRRKGVVRVICKDPRHKQRQG; the protein is encoded by the coding sequence ATGAAAGTTCAACCTTCAGTAAAGCGCGTGTGTCGCAATTGCAAAGTCATCCGTCGCAAGGGTGTCGTGCGCGTTATTTGCAAGGACCCGCGTCATAAGCAGCGTCAAGGCTAA
- the rpsM gene encoding 30S ribosomal protein S13, producing MARIAGVNIPNHQHAEIALTAIYGIGRTRSQKICDAAGVGRTTKMKDLSDADMDRLRDEVGKFTVEGDLRREVTMNIKRLMDLGCYRGLRHRKGLPCRGQRTRTNARTRKGPRKAIAGKK from the coding sequence ATGGCCCGTATTGCAGGGGTAAACATTCCGAACCATCAGCATGCTGAAATCGCCCTTACCGCGATTTATGGCATCGGCCGTACCCGCTCGCAGAAGATTTGCGATGCGGCTGGCGTTGGTCGTACGACTAAAATGAAAGACCTGTCCGATGCGGACATGGATCGCTTGCGTGACGAAGTCGGCAAGTTCACCGTTGAAGGTGACCTGCGTCGCGAAGTAACGATGAACATCAAGCGTTTGATGGACCTCGGTTGCTACCGTGGCCTGCGCCATCGCAAGGGCTTGCCCTGCCGTGGTCAGCGCACCCGTACCAATGCTCGTACTCGCAAGGGTCCGCGCAAGGCCATCGCTGGCAAGAAGTAA
- the rpsK gene encoding 30S ribosomal protein S11 yields MAKTATKVRKKVKKNVAEGIAHIHASFNNTIITITDRQGNALSWATSGGAGFRGSRKSTPFAAQVAAEAAGKAAQECGVKNLEVRIKGPGPGRESSVRALNALGMKITAISDVTPVPHNGCRPPKKRRI; encoded by the coding sequence ATGGCAAAGACTGCTACCAAAGTTCGTAAAAAGGTTAAAAAGAACGTTGCTGAGGGCATCGCCCACATTCACGCTTCGTTCAATAACACCATCATCACCATTACCGACCGTCAGGGCAATGCACTGTCCTGGGCAACTTCCGGTGGTGCCGGCTTCCGCGGTTCGCGTAAGTCCACCCCGTTTGCTGCTCAGGTGGCTGCAGAAGCTGCTGGCAAGGCGGCTCAAGAATGCGGCGTCAAGAACCTTGAAGTTCGCATCAAAGGCCCTGGTCCTGGCCGTGAATCTTCCGTCCGCGCTCTCAACGCGCTGGGCATGAAGATCACCGCTATTTCCGACGTGACGCCGGTGCCGCACAACGGTTGCCGTCCGCCTAAAAAGCGCCGCATCTAA
- the rpsD gene encoding 30S ribosomal protein S4, which yields MARNLDPKCRQCRREGEKLFLKGEKCFTDKCAIERRSYAPGQHGQKSGARLSDYGVHLRAKQKIRRVYGVLEGQFRKTFAEADRRKGQTGENLLQLLEARLDSVAYRMGFGASRVESRQIVRHNGVLVNGKRVNIPSYLVKPGDVVQLTDRARASLRCKAALEAAESRGFPEWVAVDVKEGKGTFKAMPQRSELPSTLNEGLVIELYSK from the coding sequence GTGGCTCGTAATCTCGATCCGAAGTGCCGTCAGTGCCGCCGTGAAGGCGAAAAGCTTTTCCTCAAGGGTGAAAAGTGCTTTACCGACAAGTGCGCCATTGAGCGCCGTTCCTACGCTCCTGGCCAGCATGGCCAGAAGTCTGGTGCCCGTCTGTCCGACTACGGCGTCCATCTTCGCGCCAAGCAGAAGATTCGTCGCGTCTATGGCGTGCTCGAAGGTCAGTTCCGCAAGACCTTCGCCGAAGCTGATCGCCGCAAGGGTCAGACCGGTGAAAACCTCCTGCAACTGCTCGAAGCCCGTCTGGACTCCGTTGCTTACCGCATGGGTTTCGGTGCTTCCCGCGTCGAATCCCGTCAGATCGTCCGTCACAACGGCGTTTTGGTGAACGGCAAGCGCGTCAACATTCCGTCTTATCTTGTTAAGCCGGGCGATGTTGTTCAGCTGACCGATCGCGCTCGCGCATCGCTGCGTTGCAAGGCCGCTCTGGAAGCTGCCGAGTCCCGCGGTTTCCCCGAGTGGGTTGCTGTTGACGTCAAGGAAGGCAAGGGAACGTTCAAGGCTATGCCGCAGCGCTCCGAGCTGCCGTCTACCCTGAACGAAGGTCTCGTCATCGAACTTTACTCGAAGTAA
- the rpoA gene encoding DNA-directed RNA polymerase subunit alpha, whose translation MQSSGLLKPRIIDVQSVSPVQAKVVMEPFERGYGHTLGNALRRILLSSMPGYAPTEVGIEGVLHEYSTVDGVQEDVVDILLNLKGIVFKLHNRDSVTLNLVKEGEGVVRAGDIDLPHDVEIINPEHVVAHLSPGGKLAMEIKVEKGRGYVPGNVRNLGDSKTIGKLVLDASFSPIRRVAYSVESARVEQRTDLDKLIVDIETNGVVEPEEAIRYAARVLMEQLSVFADLEGTAPAVEASKPAQVDPVLLRPVDDLELTVRSANCLKAENIYYIGDLIQRTENELLKTPNLGRKSLNEIKEVLAARGLTLGMKLENWPPAGLEKV comes from the coding sequence ATGCAAAGCAGTGGACTTCTGAAACCCCGCATTATTGATGTGCAGAGCGTTTCGCCCGTGCAAGCCAAGGTTGTGATGGAGCCGTTTGAACGCGGCTACGGTCACACCTTGGGTAATGCACTGCGTCGTATCCTGCTGTCCTCCATGCCGGGTTATGCGCCGACCGAAGTCGGCATTGAGGGTGTGCTCCACGAGTACTCCACCGTTGATGGCGTTCAGGAAGATGTCGTTGATATCCTTCTGAACCTCAAAGGCATCGTGTTCAAGTTGCATAACCGCGACTCGGTCACGCTCAATCTGGTCAAGGAAGGTGAGGGCGTTGTCCGTGCAGGCGATATTGATTTGCCGCACGACGTCGAAATCATCAACCCGGAACATGTCGTGGCTCACTTGTCGCCTGGCGGCAAGCTGGCGATGGAAATCAAGGTCGAAAAGGGACGCGGCTATGTGCCGGGTAACGTTCGCAACCTCGGTGATTCCAAGACGATCGGCAAGCTCGTGCTGGATGCTTCATTCAGCCCGATCCGCCGTGTTGCCTACTCTGTTGAAAGCGCCCGCGTTGAACAGCGTACCGACTTGGACAAGCTGATTGTCGACATTGAGACCAACGGTGTTGTCGAGCCGGAAGAGGCCATTCGCTACGCAGCTCGCGTGCTGATGGAACAGCTCTCCGTGTTTGCCGATCTCGAAGGCACGGCCCCCGCTGTGGAAGCCTCCAAGCCGGCTCAGGTTGACCCGGTTCTCCTTCGCCCGGTGGATGATCTCGAATTGACGGTTCGTTCTGCGAACTGCCTCAAGGCTGAGAACATTTATTACATCGGCGATCTTATTCAGCGTACCGAGAATGAACTTCTCAAGACCCCGAATCTGGGTCGTAAGTCGCTGAACGAGATCAAGGAAGTGCTTGCTGCACGTGGTCTGACCCTCGGCATGAAACTGGAAAATTGGCCGCCCGCCGGTCTGGAAAAGGTCTAA